Part of the Thermus sp. LT1-2-5 genome, ATCAAGGGGCTTCTGGTGGAGGAAGAGGATGGCCCCAAGGGAGCTCTTCCCGTGGATGGGGCTTAGGGAGCGGGTCCTCCTCGTCCTCTACTACGAGGGGCCGAAGGACCTGAAGGCCCTGGCCCTCGAGCTCGCCGAGCGGCCCCGGACCCTCCGCTACCTTTTGGAGCGGGTCATCCCCGCCCTGGAGAGGGAGGGGGCCCTGGTGGTGGAGGACGGGGTGGCCCGGCTCAGCCTGGAGAAGGCCCCGACCGCCGGGCGCCAGGCCCCCGCCGAGGCTTCCGTCCCCGAGGTCCCCAAGGCCAAGAGGAGCAAAAAGAGGGAACCGAGCCCCGTCCAGGCCCTGGCGGAGGCCAACCCCCACGTGCGGGGGCTCCTCCTCCAGGTGGGGAAGCGCCTTCCCAAGGAGGCCCAGCCCCTGGCCGCCTCCCACCCCGGGGTGCTCCTCCGGGCGGCGGAGGCGGCCCTGGCCTACCCCGAGGGGCGGCGGGCCAGCGCCCTCATCCTCTGGCTCCCCGAGGTCAGGGCCTGGGCCAAGACCCTCGGGGCGGAGGCGGTGGAGGAGGCCCTACGGGAGGCGGCCAAGCACGCCCGGGAGCCCTTCCCCTACGCCAGGAAGCTCCTCGCCAAAGCCAGACCCTCACCGGACGAGGAACGGGGAGAGGTCCTGCTCTTCTAGAAGCTTTGCAGGCACAAGTGGTGGCACAACCGGTGGCACAACTGGTGGCACAAGTGTGTCAAGGGGGCTTCTAGACGAGCTTTTTAGCGAGAGGGGGTGACGGAGTGGACCGGAGCAAGCTGGAAGAAATCCTTAGGGCCCTGAAGGCGCGGGGGGTGGAGCACGACCCGGGGCTTCCCCCTTGCCCTCTGTGCGGGGCGCCCGCCCTCCGGGGGTACGATTTCCGGGCCCCGCACCGCATCGAGCACAATTGCGAGTGCGCCTACCGGGAGCCGGAGCGGTACATGGCGGAGGTGGGGAGGGTCTGGCGGCGGTGGCATTGGAGCCGGGTGTACCGGGAAGGCCTTCCCCCCGCCTACCGGGGCTACCTGGAGAGGCCCTGGGAGGGGAGGCAGAAGGAGGTGGTGGAGGTTTTGCGGAGCTGGCAGGAGGAGGGAGGGGTGGTCTACCTCTACGGCCCCCCAGGGACGGGGAAGACGCACCTGGCGGTGCGGGCGGCCTGGGGCAAGGCCCAGGAGGGGAGGCGGGCCCTCTTCCTCTCCGAGTGGGAGTTCTACGAGCGGGCCCGCCTCGAGGCCCAGGACCCCGAGGCCCCGAGGCTTCTGGACCAGGTGGACGTCCTGGTCCTGGACGACCTGGGCAAGGCCCGGCTCACCCCCTTCGCCGCCGAGGTCCTCTTCGGCCTGGTGGAGGCGGCCCACCGGAAAAGCCTGGACCTTCTCCTCACCTCCAACTACCCCCCCGAGGAGGCGGCGAGG contains:
- a CDS encoding ATP-binding protein; the encoded protein is MDRSKLEEILRALKARGVEHDPGLPPCPLCGAPALRGYDFRAPHRIEHNCECAYREPERYMAEVGRVWRRWHWSRVYREGLPPAYRGYLERPWEGRQKEVVEVLRSWQEEGGVVYLYGPPGTGKTHLAVRAAWGKAQEGRRALFLSEWEFYERARLEAQDPEAPRLLDQVDVLVLDDLGKARLTPFAAEVLFGLVEAAHRKSLDLLLTSNYPPEEAARRLGENAEALLSRVNRSVEVRGPDRRRRAG